A genomic window from Quercus lobata isolate SW786 chromosome 10, ValleyOak3.0 Primary Assembly, whole genome shotgun sequence includes:
- the LOC115965554 gene encoding protein LATERAL ORGAN BOUNDARIES, with translation MASSSSYNSPCAACKFLRRKCMPGCIFAPYFPPEEPQKFSNVHKIFGASNVTKLLNELLPHQREDAVNSLAYEAEARIRDPVYGCVGAISFLQRQVQRLQKELDSANADIIRFACNDIPTSLPPPPPHGIVNNPVQPMPPRAARPVEFSRRIGNEAGGTFYQTPSFPLSYPLPWNDNPSGDMNEGGGEGHM, from the coding sequence ATGGCTTCATCCAGCTCCTACAATTCTCCCTGTGCTGCCTGCAAGTTCTTGAGGAGAAAATGCATGCCAGGTTGCATCTTTGCACCTTATTTCCCACCAGAGGAGCCCCAAAAATTTTCCAATGTCCACAAGATCTTTGGTGCAAGCAATGTGACTAAGCTCCTCAATGAGCTTCTCCCTCACCAAAGAGAGGATGCAGTGAACTCTCTTGCCTATGAGGCTGAGGCAAGAATAAGGGACCCAGTTTATGGCTGCGTTGGTGCTATCTCATTTCTTCAGAGACAAGTCCAACGGCTCCAAAAGGAACTTGATTCAGCTAATGCTGATATAATACGCTTTGCTTGCAATGACATTCCAACATCCTTGCCTCCACCACCACCCCATGGGATTGTCAATAACCCAGTTCAACCAATGCCTCCTCGAGCAGCAAGGCCAGTTGAGTTTAGTAGAAGAATTGGTAATGAAGCAGGAGggacattttatcaaacaccttcTTTCCCTCTTTCTTATCCTCTTCCATGGAATGATAACCCTTCTGGGGATATGaatgaaggaggaggagaaggacATATGTGA